From the genome of Solanum pennellii chromosome 6, SPENNV200:
GTCATTAATCCAAatagaaatttaaagaaatgaagagGTGTAGGATCCAGAAAAATGACGTAGAGAATTTTTGATAGAGATTGAGGAATTGTCCAAGTGTCACGGTTGGTTGGTtcatctcttttatttttcaaaataataataaaaaaaaaattattttatcttcatttcagagataattaaaaaaaaaaatctacataACGTGACTAAGAAAATTAAGATAGCTAATAAAATGCTTGCTTATTTATTCAAACTTAatttagaaggaaaaaatttttttttttggaaaaaaataaaatttctctttctttttttcttaagaaaaaaaataaaaaattaaatgtccACATAATATGCACTACCAATGTGAAAAGATATACACAATCAAGACTTTCAAAGGATAATTAATTAGTCTTGacttttatttaataatgtaaaataaatggCAAATGATATTAATTAAGCAGCCAATAACAACTTAATTGAGTCctgaaaattcaaataatttgagTAATTACATGTATCTAACTCTAATTACTAATTCTTGACTTAAAATGAAATTCATTTGACTAAGGTACACTATAAATAGGCCTATCCTATTACCACAACTTAAACCCACAAAGCAATGGCTTCTTCTTCTACTAATAAGTCTCGTCCTTTGGCTAATTTTCACCCAACTGTTTGGGgttatcattttctttcttatactcCACAATTCACTGTAAGTcgcatttttttatttgtttaatctCTTTATTGTCatttatacattttatttttctattataatcAGGCGTTTAAGACGtaacatatatataacatttgaTTAATCAACATTGTTTTTTGCATGTAGGAAATTACTAACCAAGAAAAAGTTGAAGTTAATGAGTACAAAGAGAGAATCAGGAAAATGTTGGTGGAAGCTCCAGAGGGTAGTTTACAAAAGCTTGTGTTGATCGACGCGATGCAACGTTTGGGAGTGGCATATCATTTGGATAATGAAATTGAAACATCcattcaaaacatttttgatGCGTCTAAACAGAATGATAATGACAACAACCTTTACTTTGTTTCTCTTCGTTTTCGACTTGTGAGGCAACAAGGCCATTACATGTCTTCAGGTGAATctattttattacttttctttattaattatcaaggttaatttttttactaacaATGAACATTCATGTTTAATTAACCAGATGTGTTCAAGCAATTCACCAACCAAGATGGGAAATTCAAGGAAACGCTTACTAATGATGTCCAAGGATTATTGAGTTTGTATGAAGCGTCACATCTGAGAGTGCGCGATGAGGAGATTCTTGAAGAAGCTCTTACCTTTACCACCACTCATCTCGACTCTATTGTCTCCAACTTGAGCAATAATAACTCTCTTAAGGTTGAAGTTACTGAAGCCTTAACTCAGCCTATTCGCAAGACTTTACCAAGGGTGGGAGCAAGGAAATACATATCCATTTACGAAAACAATGATGCGCACAACCATGTGCTTTTGAAATTTGCTAAATTGGATTTTAATGTGCTGCAAAAGTTGCACCAAAGAGAGCTTAATGAGCTCACAAGGTACGTACTACAATATTATTTGGTCTATGTATCttcattaatgatatgaatttaAACCGttatgttggtcttgtgatgtatgTATGTAGGTGGTGGAAAGATTTGGATTTTGCTAATAAAATTCCATATGCAAGGGACAGACTGGTTGAGTGTTACTTTTGGATATTGGGAGTGTATTTTGAGCCAAAGTATAGTCGTGCGAGAAAAATGATGACAAAAGTACTCAAGATAACCTCAGTCATTGATGACACTTTTGATGCTTATGCAACCTATGACGAACTTGTGGCTTTCACTGATGCAATCCAGAGGTAAAACTAACATCAAAATTTCACAAGTAAAATAATCTTTTGACATTGAATGTTTTCCACTAGTTATTATGACAAGCTATAAAAGTTCATTAATTAGCCTGtgatttttgatatattagATGGGATGCTAATGCAATCGATTCAATATCGCCATATATGAGACCCCTTTATCAAGCTCTTCTAGACATTTACAGTGAAATGGAACAAGTGTTGTCCAAAGAAGGTAAATCGGACCGTGTATACTATGGAAAACATGAGGTAATATTATTGTTTACCTAACCCacgagaatatatatatatatatatttaaattctcTAAGCTAAAATTACTTGCTATTGTTTTTAGATAAAAAAGATTGTGAGAGCCTATTTTAAGGAAGCCCAATGGTTGAATGATGCTAACTATATTCCAAAATATGAGGAGCACATGGAGATTTCACTCGTAACCGCTGGCTATATGATGGGAGCAACCAATTGCTTGGTGGGTGTGGAGGAATTTATATCCAAAGACACTTTTGAATGGTTAAAGAATGAACCTTTGATAGTTCGAGCTGCTTCATTGATTAGTAGAGCAATGGACGATATTGTTGGACATGAAGTAAGCATTATACTTCTCTATTTCCTTGCtagtaaatatatatacacttaaTGACTGAGatctgaaaaattaattaaaattcaaaatttaattcactGCAAATAAATGAAGTCTATTAGTGACTTAGACTTATCATGTTTCACTTTGCGTGAGGGCCAAACTAACTATTCTCTGGTATTAATTTTATTAGCAaatctttatgtttttttaaaatgtataattatatattgaaatCTATTGATTTCGTGTAGGATGAACAAAAAAGAGGACATGTAGCTTCAATTATTGAATGTTACATGAAAGAATATGGAGCTTCAAAGCAAGAGGCATACGCCAAGTTCAAGAAAGATGTCACCAACGTATGGAAGGACATAAACAAAGAGTTCTTCCGTCCAACTGAAGTACCAATGTTTGTCCTTGAACGAGCTTTAAATTTTGCACGTGTAATAGACACGTTGTATCAAGAGGTAGATGGATACACAAACTCCAAAGGCTTACTTAAAAACTTGGTGAACTCTTTACTGATTGAATCTgtcaaaatatcaatataatgaTGAAATTGCATTTTCGTCATTCAAGTATTCAGAGCAGAATAAGACATATATTAAACTGAAGACCTTTAGTATTCAGGGCATCTTCCACCGGCTGATCCGAGATCTCAGTTGAAAGACGCTTTCCAAATTCAAGGATGAACTACATCTTTCAAGTTGTCATGGGTTCTTTGGGTTTCTTGTTCATCTTTTTGGAGACATTCACTAGTTTTAGCTTTATGATTTGCATCCTCAGCTTGATTGTGTTAGAATTTTGGTTATGATTACTTTCAGCTCTTAGGAGTATTTCTGCATTGAATGTTTTTAGACTATTGGGTTGAGTTTATGGGGACTCAATTCTTTAGTGATTAAActgttttctaattttatatgatAGACTTGGTTTTGCATAAATTGTGTTGGATTAATTTCAGACTAGTTTGATTCTTCTAccaaatttttttagtttggtGCCACTCACGACAATCTGATTCGCGACATTTTTACAATTAGtgatcaaaataaatttctaaaaaaaaaaccaatttCCTTTTTTAAGAGTCACAAAAAGCTTGATTTCATATGTGGCCCATCAAACTCaatttttcccttctttttgcTTGGAATCAATTTGTAAATTGGTTGATTATAATAataggataaaaaaaattgaacccttcttactttaaaattttaactctCCCTCAAAAGCTTAAACAACTTATACCCTCCCCCTCATTGTatgtaattaagttaattaaaataattaaagttaGAGTTAATACAAGAAATCAATAAACAATTTGCAAGCAAAATAATAAATCGATTAAAGGAAACAATGGATTTAGTCTATTTTTATAACCATATGCGAAGGAGCAAATTGCAACAATTTCTTATAACTATTACATGCTAAACTAAAGTGTCTATTACATTGTTCATGCTCAGAGGAACATTTTATAATAAGCAATTAGATTCATAccaattttttataataaccaaggaaggaaaaaaaattaatgtggcCTTTGGGAAGAAACTATTAGTAGCTTTATATAGGCTATTCATATTAGAAAGTACAAACAAACAATCAATACTCAAAAACCTTTGGCCTTCTCGAGACGCGGACATTCCCCATGCTATGGTTCCCTCCGGTCCGTTCCCAAGTTAGGTTAGGGGAACATTCGAGTGATTGCCTTCGCGGATCCAAACGCGTTCACtctctctattcatcttaaTATTGGTTTCTATCTCCTGTCCCTCCCAGTGAATTAGGGAATGGCCATATGGATGGACAATTTAGCAATTAGGGAATGGTCATATGGATGGATAATTTAGCCAATTTAAGAGCGTAGcttaattgaatttaattagTGAATTCGGCTAAAACTTAAATAagacaaattaatattaattaattaacgaactttttaatctaaataaaataaaataattagctCAAAGATATGAACTATTGattaactaaactaattaacaaaatatttaaattaaaataaaatctgtTTTGAGACgatttttgaatattcataaattatatgcataattatataaaaacgtatatattatttaaaaattactctaaaatgacaaaaattactttaaaataatttggaagatattttgaattttctagagttaattattttaaatcgtttgaaataaaagaagttTAATGATTAAATAATCTATATTGTGAAGATTCAAAATTGGATGTCAACAACgagtccagggtgtaggctcggaaAGTGACGGTCGCTACGGAGGAATCCCGAAGAGACATTtgaatgaataataaattagcCTTTTTAAAGGTCTATTAGTCCTCTtccttctattttattttgtgtgttGTATCAATTAtatactttctctctctttctctctctgtaacctatttttcttgtattttattttgcgTATTTATATCCATtgtatattttctctctctctagacCTTTTTCTTATACTTTGTTCTGTGCAATTATATGATTTTCTCCTTTTAGCCTTTTTGCTTCATCTTTCCGATACTTTTTTGtgtgcaaatgatcaaatacaAGTAATATACGAGCCGGTGACTTGTTATGCCTCAAGCCTATATCATGAATGTGACCGGCACTCGAGAATCATTGCTGGTCCCAAGCAAATTCTTGATATGGCTAACTACTTAGCAGAAGATTGACTCAAGGATTTGAAGGCCTTAAACATAAGTAAATTATAAAACTGTAAAATGTTCAATTCATACTGTTTGAAAATACTCAATACAATAAACATAGTTTGCAAAACatctcaaaataaaagaaagttcTGAGAGACTCCTCAACTCTATCTATCTACGAAGACTCTATAGTTTAGCATGAATGTCGCGACAAGACCCACGACGTCCTAAAATGACTAAACTGAAATGAAAAGTGGAGTCCTTCAGAATGCAATGAGGCTCATCAAAAGCTAACTGGAGAGCAGAGTGATCTCAACGAAGTGCATGCTCGGTATGTCATAGTTTtactatctttaaaaaaaaccaCTTTTGAAATGTTCTAACtacaaaataatttgagaaaaatatttacaaaaaagtcgccacttaattttttaaagaaattgtaACACCTCGAAAATTTTTTGAGTTAAGGCTTCAAGCATCCTTCGTAGTGAGTAAGCTTTTaccaaggaatttaaaatttcttgagtGTTAAAGtcactagatgtagcaccttgaAATCTAAGAAGAACTAAAGAGAGTTCATTCAAGTCATTTTTAAGTTCCTctaagttttgggtcaacttcaaacgaccataactttcAGCAGTGGTGGATCCAGGATTTAAAGGTTGTGGGtgctcacttcctttaacataaACCTTTTAGCAAtcacataatataaattatactaactGAAActcttcaataaaaaaataaaaaataaaaaagcccttaattaggaaaaggaaaaagtgtaagaaaaaaaaggttaaaaaaagACCTTAATcagatagaaaaaggaaaaaaaattaaaaaggaaaaaaaaagggtgCAAAATTCGctgcaaaaagaaaagaagaaaaaagtgtaagaaaaaaaaggttaaaaaagAAGCACTTAATtagatagaaaaaggaaaaaataaattaaaaaagaaaagaaaaaaagggtgCAACATTCGctgcaaaaagaaaagaaaaaaataatgggGCGCGTGGAATTCACACCCTGCCAGTGTGCAAATTTTTTTCGGAGTAAAATACACTgagtttattttgtattttcatatacaaatagAATTTATATTGTATCCTTGCCTACAAACTGAGTATATTGTGTTCTTAAATACCTTGAGTTGCTTTTACTGTTTcaaaaacttttcatatattgCATCTCTTATTGTTGC
Proteins encoded in this window:
- the LOC107021620 gene encoding (E,E)-germacrene B synthase-like, with product MASSSTNKSRPLANFHPTVWGYHFLSYTPQFTEITNQEKVEVNEYKERIRKMLVEAPEGSLQKLVLIDAMQRLGVAYHLDNEIETSIQNIFDASKQNDNDNNLYFVSLRFRLVRQQGHYMSSDVFKQFTNQDGKFKETLTNDVQGLLSLYEASHLRVRDEEILEEALTFTTTHLDSIVSNLSNNNSLKVEVTEALTQPIRKTLPRVGARKYISIYENNDAHNHVLLKFAKLDFNVLQKLHQRELNELTRWWKDLDFANKIPYARDRLVECYFWILGVYFEPKYSRARKMMTKVLKITSVIDDTFDAYATYDELVAFTDAIQRWDANAIDSISPYMRPLYQALLDIYSEMEQVLSKEGKSDRVYYGKHEIKKIVRAYFKEAQWLNDANYIPKYEEHMEISLVTAGYMMGATNCLVGVEEFISKDTFEWLKNEPLIVRAASLISRAMDDIVGHEDEQKRGHVASIIECYMKEYGASKQEAYAKFKKDVTNVWKDINKEFFRPTEVPMFVLERALNFARVIDTLYQEVDGYTNSKGLLKNLVNSLLIESVKISI